In one Zobellia galactanivorans genomic region, the following are encoded:
- a CDS encoding aminoacyl-histidine dipeptidase has protein sequence MNEAIRELIPKSVWNKFADLNAVPRPSKKEERVIDFMINFGTSLNLETIKDEVGNVIIRKPASKGMEDRMTITLQSHLDMVHQKNNDTEFDFDRQGIEMFVDEDWVKAKGTTLGADNGMGVAAIMALLESTDIAHPPLEALFTIDEETGMTGATGLKGGILQGKILLNLDTEEDDELDIGCAGGIDITATRQYSEKPVPRASVAYKITVNGLQGGHSGIEIHKGLGNANKIMNRVLYTVGNKYMLRISEIDGGSLRNAIPRESVSTIVLLKKQSEAFEATIEELAEIIKKELNAIEPNLNIAIEPTKLPKTVMGLGSQERLLQGIYAAHNGVYAMSATIPGLVETSNNVARVLVKDGEVKIGCLTRSSVDSAKMDLANALKSTFELAKCDVELSGTYPGWTPNPNSKILKVAENKYTALFNEKPKVAACHAGLECGILGQNYPDMDMISFGPTILGAHSPDERVSISSVQKFWKFLLSILEETPKA, from the coding sequence ATGAACGAAGCTATAAGAGAATTGATCCCCAAATCGGTCTGGAACAAGTTTGCCGACCTAAATGCGGTACCACGCCCCTCTAAAAAGGAAGAGCGCGTAATCGATTTTATGATCAATTTCGGAACATCGCTAAATCTCGAAACCATTAAGGACGAAGTCGGTAACGTAATCATCAGAAAACCTGCCAGTAAGGGAATGGAAGACCGAATGACCATCACCTTACAATCCCACCTAGACATGGTGCACCAAAAAAACAATGATACCGAGTTCGATTTCGACAGACAAGGTATTGAAATGTTCGTTGATGAAGACTGGGTCAAGGCCAAGGGAACCACCCTCGGTGCCGATAATGGCATGGGGGTAGCCGCTATAATGGCCCTATTGGAAAGTACCGATATCGCCCATCCACCGCTAGAGGCACTTTTTACCATAGATGAGGAAACAGGCATGACCGGGGCTACGGGACTTAAAGGAGGGATATTACAAGGGAAAATCTTATTGAACCTCGACACTGAAGAAGACGATGAGCTCGATATAGGATGTGCCGGAGGAATAGACATTACAGCAACCCGACAATACAGCGAAAAACCGGTACCACGCGCCAGTGTTGCCTATAAAATTACGGTCAACGGGCTTCAAGGTGGCCACAGTGGTATTGAAATACACAAGGGTCTGGGCAATGCCAATAAAATCATGAACCGCGTACTGTATACCGTTGGAAACAAGTACATGCTACGTATTTCAGAAATTGACGGGGGCAGCCTAAGAAACGCCATTCCACGAGAAAGCGTATCCACCATAGTACTCTTAAAAAAGCAAAGTGAAGCTTTTGAAGCAACTATAGAAGAATTGGCAGAGATCATAAAGAAAGAATTGAATGCCATAGAACCCAACCTAAATATCGCCATAGAACCCACAAAATTACCAAAGACGGTAATGGGACTCGGTTCTCAAGAACGGCTCTTACAAGGTATCTACGCAGCCCACAACGGGGTCTACGCCATGAGTGCCACCATACCAGGCCTTGTTGAGACCTCAAACAACGTGGCCCGCGTTTTGGTCAAGGACGGAGAGGTTAAAATCGGATGTTTGACACGGTCTTCCGTCGATTCGGCCAAGATGGACCTAGCCAATGCCCTTAAGTCTACCTTTGAGCTCGCCAAGTGCGATGTTGAATTGAGCGGCACCTACCCGGGATGGACCCCGAACCCCAATTCAAAAATATTAAAAGTGGCCGAAAACAAATACACGGCCTTGTTCAATGAAAAGCCAAAAGTGGCCGCATGCCATGCGGGACTGGAATGTGGAATCTTAGGCCAAAATTATCCCGACATGGATATGATCAGTTTTGGACCTACCATTCTTGGTGCCCATTCACCGGATGAACGCGTTAGTATTTCATCGGTCCAGAAATTCTGGAAATTCTTACTGAGCATTTTGGAAGAGACTCCAAAAGCATAA
- a CDS encoding DUF3810 domain-containing protein translates to MKDKLKNGIALSLLPQILLVAWLGGRPDLVEAYYSNGIYPPISQFFRILFGWLPFSIGEILYALLIVLGLRYLYKNRLKIKKRPLLFLRNVVVVLSVFYFTFNLVWGLNYYRKPIAENFAIRDSVQTSEVVDLAERLILRTNQLQFELTADSTKRVEVPYSREEIFDKTVEGYRQLELEYPFLEYRHSSLKASMFSTLASYMGIGGYLNPFTNEAQVNATTPLFRFPVVSAHEVGHQVGYSKENETNFIGYLVTLRNDDTYFQYSASAYALSHCLSAVRRSDEALFQELYAKLNFGVQENYRELYEHSLKYVNPFEPIFKSVFNTFLKANQQKDGIKSYGKIVELMVGYHEKHPL, encoded by the coding sequence TTGAAGGATAAATTAAAAAACGGAATAGCTTTAAGTTTACTTCCGCAGATTCTTTTAGTTGCATGGTTGGGAGGGAGGCCTGATTTGGTCGAGGCCTATTACAGCAATGGTATTTATCCGCCCATAAGTCAATTTTTTCGCATACTCTTTGGGTGGCTTCCCTTTTCAATAGGCGAAATACTCTATGCCTTGCTCATTGTTCTTGGGCTGCGCTACCTTTACAAGAACCGATTAAAAATAAAGAAACGCCCCCTCTTGTTTCTAAGGAACGTAGTCGTGGTACTGTCGGTGTTTTATTTCACCTTTAATCTGGTCTGGGGCCTGAACTATTACCGAAAGCCCATTGCCGAAAACTTTGCCATACGTGACAGCGTACAAACCTCAGAAGTGGTCGACCTGGCCGAACGATTGATTTTAAGGACAAATCAACTTCAATTCGAACTAACAGCTGACAGTACAAAACGAGTGGAAGTGCCTTATAGTCGTGAGGAGATTTTTGATAAGACCGTTGAGGGTTATCGGCAATTGGAACTAGAATATCCTTTTTTGGAATATCGGCATAGCAGTCTAAAGGCATCTATGTTCAGTACGCTTGCCAGTTATATGGGTATCGGGGGCTATTTAAATCCGTTTACCAATGAAGCCCAGGTAAATGCGACTACTCCCTTGTTTCGGTTTCCGGTGGTCAGTGCGCATGAAGTAGGACATCAAGTGGGGTATAGTAAGGAGAATGAAACCAATTTTATCGGGTATCTGGTTACCCTAAGGAATGATGATACCTATTTTCAATATTCGGCTTCCGCTTATGCCCTGAGCCACTGTTTGAGTGCTGTAAGGCGTTCTGACGAAGCCCTGTTCCAAGAGCTTTACGCCAAATTGAATTTTGGGGTTCAAGAAAACTACCGGGAACTCTATGAGCATAGTTTAAAATACGTAAACCCCTTCGAACCTATATTCAAGTCGGTCTTTAATACCTTCTTAAAGGCCAACCAACAAAAAGACGGGATTAAGAGTTATGGCAAGATCGTTGAATTAATGGTCGGGTATCATGAGAAGCACCCCCTTTAA
- a CDS encoding molybdopterin molybdotransferase MoeA: MISFKNAFDHVLRHTPDFGNETVALTHSTGRILDEDVRADRDFPPFHRSTKDGIALAFSAVERGENRFKLEGVLSAGMPQKTLSSDHNCLEIMTGAVLPKGADTIVMYEEIEIHDGWATLTKTPKKGQNIHRQGSDEQEGAILLKKGSLISAAVIGVLASVGKTEVSVKKLPEICVVSTGNELVEVNEKPLPHQIRKSNVLSLASALEKVGITPSLLHLADEKNSIETKLAEALLTHDILMLSGGVSKGKFDFIPEALEALGVEKIFHRVAQRPGKPFWFGIQKEKQKIVFSFPGNPVSTFANYHVYFLPWLNKCLTLEPQRQTVVLEAPLDPHPSLTLFVQVTVKWDQGQTLARPIKGNGSGDLVSLAQADGFVCVPVGDKEIAKGSVLDFFQAS; encoded by the coding sequence ATGATTTCTTTTAAGAATGCTTTCGACCATGTTTTACGGCACACACCGGATTTCGGAAACGAAACGGTAGCGCTCACGCACAGTACTGGAAGAATTCTTGACGAGGATGTTAGGGCCGACAGGGATTTTCCCCCGTTCCACCGATCGACCAAAGATGGCATTGCCCTTGCATTTTCAGCTGTTGAAAGAGGTGAAAATCGATTCAAGCTCGAAGGGGTTCTTAGCGCAGGTATGCCACAAAAAACCCTCTCTTCAGACCATAATTGCCTCGAAATCATGACGGGGGCCGTACTTCCAAAAGGGGCGGACACCATCGTAATGTACGAGGAAATAGAAATCCATGACGGATGGGCCACCCTCACCAAAACACCGAAAAAAGGACAAAACATACACCGACAGGGTAGCGATGAGCAAGAAGGTGCCATCCTATTAAAAAAAGGAAGCCTTATTTCCGCAGCCGTAATCGGAGTGTTGGCCTCGGTAGGAAAGACAGAGGTGTCGGTTAAAAAACTTCCGGAAATCTGTGTTGTTTCTACAGGAAACGAACTTGTGGAAGTAAACGAAAAGCCCCTTCCCCATCAAATTCGAAAATCGAACGTTCTATCATTGGCATCAGCCCTTGAAAAGGTAGGAATTACACCTAGCCTCCTTCATTTGGCCGATGAAAAAAACAGTATAGAAACCAAACTGGCCGAGGCTCTTTTGACGCATGACATTCTTATGCTCAGCGGAGGGGTTTCAAAAGGAAAATTCGACTTTATCCCCGAGGCACTTGAAGCTTTGGGCGTAGAGAAAATATTTCATCGTGTTGCCCAACGCCCCGGAAAACCGTTTTGGTTCGGAATCCAAAAGGAAAAACAAAAAATTGTCTTCTCCTTCCCCGGCAATCCCGTTTCAACTTTTGCCAACTATCACGTGTATTTCTTGCCCTGGCTCAATAAATGCTTGACGCTAGAGCCCCAAAGGCAAACCGTTGTCTTAGAGGCTCCCTTGGATCCCCACCCTTCCCTCACCTTGTTCGTTCAGGTGACCGTAAAATGGGATCAAGGACAAACCTTGGCCCGCCCCATTAAAGGCAATGGCTCAGGTGATTTGGTAAGCTTGGCCCAAGCGGACGGGTTCGTTTGCGTACCGGTAGGTGATAAAGAAATAGCCAAGGGAAGTGTATTGGACTTCTTTCAGGCCTCATAA